From the Lolium rigidum isolate FL_2022 chromosome 2, APGP_CSIRO_Lrig_0.1, whole genome shotgun sequence genome, one window contains:
- the LOC124692047 gene encoding iron-sulfur cluster co-chaperone protein HscB homolog, with the protein MWRRAGPIRLRLAEITGRRARRPLGPPAPAETFSSSAPASSSLHHNLGTFRDSIGAPPSRSLSTGGGGRECWSCGAKGAFLSCGSCRSVQPVDPAVDYFRIFGLDRGYDIKDNSLEGKYKDWQKKLHPDLVHSKSEKERAFAAEQSALVIDAYRTLSKPLPRALYMLELEGIHVDEEKTINDPGLLMEMMEIREAVSEADDSQTLEKIQSQMKRKLETWSKSFQEAFDKRDFNRAVEATQRMRYYERAMEETVKKL; encoded by the exons ATGTGGCGGCGAGCCGGACCGATCCGCCTCCGCCTCGCCGAAATCACCGGCCGCCGCGCCCGACGGCCCCTGGGACCTCCTGCTCCCGCCGAAACCTTCTCTTCCTCCGCGCCCGCTTCATCCTCTCTCCACCACAATCTTGGTACCTTCCGGGATTCCATCGGGGCTCCTCCCTCCCGAAGTCTATCGACGGGTGGCGGCGGCCGCGAGTGCTGGAGCTGCGGCGCCAAGGGGGCGTTTCTCTCCTGCGGGTCCTGCAGGAGCGTGCAGCCCGTCGATCCCGCCGTCGACTACTTCCGAATCTTTGGCCT GGACCGAGGATACGATATAAAGGACAACAGCTTAGAAGGGAAGTACAAAGACTGGCAGAAGAAGTTACATCCTGACCTTGTTCATTCTAAATCTGAG AAAGAGAGAGCTTTTGCGGCTGAGCAGTCGGCGCTTGTGATTGATGCATATCGCACTCTGAGCAAACCTTTACCAAGGGCATTATACATG CTGGAACTTGAGGGGATACACGTTGATGAGGAGAAGACTATCAATGATCCAGGACTTCTTATGGAG ATGATGGAGATACGTGAAGCTGTTAGTGAAGCCGATGATTCCCAAACTCTGGAGAAGATCCAATCTCAG ATGAAGAGGAAGCTCGAAACCTGGTCCAAATCTTTCCAGGAAGCATTCGACAAGAGGGACTTTAACCGTGCAGTGGAAGCTACACAGAGAATGAGATACTATGAACGAGCAATGGAAGAAACTGTGAAGAAGCTCTAA